The genomic region TTCACATTTTACTCTTAGCTTGAATAGGTTTCAAGATGCCTGAAATTAGCCGCTTCTATGGAATTATTATTGCCATGTTTTACGACGATCACAATCCACCTCATTTCCATGCGCGTTATGGCAAGGACAGCGTGGCGATCGGAATAGATTCCCTGCGAGTGCTGGAAGGGCACATTTCGCATCGGGCCTTGGGGCTTGCAATGGAATGGGCATCTCAGCACCAGCAAGAGCTGATGCTGAGCT from Deltaproteobacteria bacterium harbors:
- a CDS encoding DUF4160 domain-containing protein; the encoded protein is MPEISRFYGIIIAMFYDDHNPPHFHARYGKDSVAIGIDSLRVLEGHISHRALGLAMEWASQHQQELMLSWNLAKNSKPPKQILPLT